Proteins from one Listeria innocua genomic window:
- the fepA gene encoding multidrug efflux MATE transporter FepA: protein MAKNIEILETDSVKKIYFRYLVPSLVGMLLMSLNIVIDGIFVGHKLGGVALAGINIAVPVFTIFTAISIWIGIGAATQFSFAIGEKNVPKAQSIFTNAILAVVSITVVIAILAFIFKVPLAYFLGANDETIGYVLEYMNILLIFGFALTLENILSIFVRNDGDPNLSMIALIVTAISNVILNYLFLFVFEWGVTGSALATMIAIIIGVLILTTHFFKKSSRLKFVKVNWNKAFFKKTLGIGLPSFLAEVGVSVFTFGYNISIAAIAGTAGVAAFSVLNYTHSVILMLFLGMGSAIQPLISYYRGARAREKEIETLKIAIVVAFGTGVAFLLVGLFGSNLLVSMFGNFSAEIRELASNGIKLFYSAYLFMGFNFVMMTYFQTSDKVKMATWITISREIIFMVIFLLILPPIIGIPGVWLAIPISEMIVAISIVFYMKKKHILFK, encoded by the coding sequence ATGGCAAAGAATATAGAAATATTAGAAACAGATTCAGTTAAAAAGATTTATTTTAGATATTTAGTTCCTTCCTTAGTCGGAATGTTATTAATGTCTTTGAATATTGTAATTGATGGAATTTTTGTTGGGCATAAGCTCGGCGGAGTGGCGCTTGCAGGGATAAATATTGCTGTACCAGTATTTACGATTTTTACAGCTATTTCGATTTGGATTGGGATTGGTGCCGCGACCCAGTTTTCGTTTGCTATTGGAGAAAAAAATGTTCCTAAAGCGCAATCAATATTTACGAATGCAATTTTAGCAGTTGTTTCGATTACGGTGGTTATTGCAATCCTCGCTTTTATTTTTAAAGTACCACTAGCGTATTTTTTAGGCGCGAATGATGAAACGATTGGTTACGTACTGGAATATATGAATATACTACTTATTTTCGGATTTGCACTTACGCTTGAAAATATTTTAAGTATTTTTGTTCGTAATGATGGTGATCCGAATTTATCAATGATTGCCCTTATTGTTACAGCAATCAGTAATGTTATTTTGAATTATTTATTCTTATTTGTATTTGAATGGGGCGTAACCGGATCTGCACTTGCTACGATGATTGCTATTATTATCGGTGTGCTTATCCTAACTACCCATTTCTTTAAAAAATCCAGTCGCTTGAAATTTGTAAAAGTGAATTGGAATAAAGCTTTTTTCAAAAAAACACTGGGCATCGGCTTGCCAAGTTTTTTAGCAGAAGTTGGCGTGTCGGTATTTACTTTCGGATATAATATTTCCATCGCAGCCATTGCTGGTACTGCAGGAGTTGCAGCATTCTCGGTTTTAAATTATACCCATAGTGTGATTTTAATGTTGTTCCTTGGCATGGGTTCAGCGATTCAGCCACTTATAAGTTATTACCGCGGGGCAAGGGCGAGAGAAAAAGAAATTGAAACATTGAAAATTGCGATTGTCGTAGCATTTGGTACCGGGGTTGCTTTCTTATTAGTTGGGTTATTTGGTTCTAATCTGCTCGTTTCGATGTTCGGAAACTTTAGTGCAGAAATTCGAGAACTTGCAAGCAACGGAATTAAGTTATTCTATTCAGCTTACTTATTTATGGGCTTTAACTTTGTTATGATGACTTACTTCCAAACTTCTGATAAAGTCAAAATGGCAACATGGATTACGATTTCACGAGAAATTATTTTCATGGTAATCTTCTTGCTTATTTTACCACCAATTATTGGCATTCCAGGTGTTTGGTTAGCAATTCCAATTTCAGAAATGATTGTAGCTATTTCGATTGTATTTTACATGAAGAAGAAACATATCTTATTTAAATAA
- the fepR gene encoding efflux pump transcriptional regulator FepR, producing the protein MRKEEIKQAALTLFANNGFEGTSLADIAGVVGLKKQSIYSHFKDKDDLFLSIMKDAKSTEIDYYRAKLRDSDLSRPDLVLSSLLFGVKELYDTDEAYQFWLRYGFYPPKHLYDIVQADITENILQMEQDFTDLFSDWIEQKLIPMQDVETMKEAYMGILDAVIVDIVYVNDPERTKKKITALWQIFWRGITLKA; encoded by the coding sequence ATGAGAAAAGAAGAAATAAAGCAAGCAGCACTGACACTTTTTGCAAATAATGGTTTTGAAGGGACATCCCTTGCTGATATTGCAGGCGTTGTAGGTCTAAAGAAACAATCCATCTATTCTCATTTTAAAGATAAGGATGATTTGTTTTTATCTATTATGAAGGACGCGAAATCTACGGAAATTGATTATTACCGAGCGAAACTTCGAGATAGTGATTTATCTAGGCCCGACTTAGTGTTATCTAGTTTACTTTTTGGTGTGAAGGAATTATATGATACAGATGAAGCTTACCAATTTTGGTTGCGATACGGGTTTTATCCACCGAAACATTTGTATGATATTGTTCAGGCAGATATTACCGAGAATATTTTGCAAATGGAACAAGATTTCACTGATTTATTTAGCGATTGGATTGAACAAAAGTTGATTCCAATGCAAGATGTCGAAACGATGAAAGAAGCGTACATGGGAATTCTTGACGCGGTTATCGTGGACATTGTTTATGTGAACGACCCCGAACGAACAAAAAAGAAAATCACAGCTTTATGGCAAATTTTCTGGAGAGGAATTACGCTAAAAGCTTAA